A window from Citrus sinensis cultivar Valencia sweet orange chromosome 3, DVS_A1.0, whole genome shotgun sequence encodes these proteins:
- the LOC102614546 gene encoding SH2 domain-containing protein B-like: MGENVIKGEDYYLLKDLRFKIEGDEEGFSLCFWVYLMKSTTFSATLISQVDIGGNAPFLALNEKKILMLFPFISLHKEAPDPGKSAPLTELQHASMDTEFPLESWIHVGCRVSTDSVQLHIDGEIVAEKPVSSSFCKGSLSNSRTRITLVGSNMQGYVHDAKILPLNLSIKDHYHKDPPLLLSIDTSSASEIEEDSDGVWSIVGGKASCRRIFSLDVVLLNAFGQPVNKEVEITAALLYADNGSLVEKTSDGEAPLLTSYDGIEFPTYDRPSKLLNGRASFKLKISQLSSKCDNRLFCIRFEVPKLVGFPFLEVLSYPIRCISRTRTIRTFSVPFKRTPASIHPTNGSQSCGFDDGSLEIHHNTVLEAKPSPSSKRVRLEQEKIPAMEQLDGEGSPHPLTANKAEGAFAKGLDGTHENTEDADVSPADYESKGVRNVALKNSGKSVSDLTIFKYCLGGLADRSHLLKEIVTSFSDEEILEFAHQVSIYTGCSHHRFQIMIAKRLIEEGRNAWNLISQNNPHVHWDCAVFEIEEQFKKISCCSTRPLSHQDFELLRRIAGCRDFLAQENFEKLWCWLYPVAFTLSSDWINKPWRSTSPKWIEGFITKEEAEYSLQGPRGLQEPGTFVLRFPTSRSWPHPDAGSLIVTYVGSDYTLHHRQVSSDYIYRDMDVKPLQDLLFTEPELSRLGRIVRIH; this comes from the exons ATGGGTGAGAACGTGATAAAGGGTGAAGATTACTATTTGCTGAAGGATTTGAGATTTAAAATTGAAGGAGATGAAGAGGGTTTCAGTTTATGTTTCTGGGTTTATCTCATGAAGTCCACTACATTTTCTGCTACTCTTATTAGCCAG GTTGATATTGGTGGCAATGCTCCTTTTCTTGCGCTAAATGAGAAGAAAATACTgatgctttttccttttatttcattacacaAAGAAGCTCCTGATCCCGGAAAATCTGCTCCATTGACGGAACTTCAACATGCATCTATGGACACTGAGTTTCCTTTAGAAAGCTGGATTCATGTTGGATGCAGG GTTTCTACTGATTCTGTGCAGCTTCATATTGATGGGGAAATTGTAGCAGAGAAGCCTGTGTCTTCATCTTTTTGTAAAGGTTCCTTGTCAAATTCTCGGACGAGGATAACATTGGTTGGTAGCAATATGCAGGGTTATGTCCACGATGCAAAAATCTTGCCCCTAAACTTGTCCATCAAGGATCACTACCATAAG GACCCACCACTTCTATTGTCTATCGATACTTCGTCTGCCTCTGAGATTGAAGAAGACAGCGATGGTGTTTGGAGCATTGTTGGTGGAAAG GCATCTTGCCGCAGGATCTTTTCCTTGGATGTTGTTCTATTAAATGCCTTTGGCCAGCCTGTAAACAAAGAAGTGGAG ATCACTGCTGCACTTCTGTATGCTGACAATGGCAGCCTTGTCGAGAAGACAAGTGATGGAGAAGCTCCCCTTTTGACGAGCTATGATGGGATCGAATTTCCTACTTATGACAGGCCTAGTAAACTATTGAATGGGCGTGCATCTTTTAAGCTGAAAATATCTCAG CTTTCATCCAAGTGCGACAATAGGCTATTCTGTATAAGGTTTGAAGTACCGAAACTTGTGGGGTTTCCTTTCCTAGAGGTTCTCTCCTATCCAATTCGTTGTATCTCAAGGACTCGTACTATTCGGACATTCTCTGTTCCCTTCAAAAGAACACCAGCTTCTATCCATCCAACCAATGGATCTCAATCATGTGGATTTGATGATGGATCTTTAGAAATTCATCACAACACTGTACTTGAAGCAAAACCTAGTCCATCATCAAAGCGGGTGAGGCTGGAACAAGAAAAGATACCTGCAATGGAGCAACTGGATGGGGAAGGCAGCCCTCATCCTTTGACTGCTAATAAG GCTGAGGGTGCATTTGCAAAAGGGTTGGATGGGACACATGAAAACACTGAAGATGCAGACGTCTCTCCGGCTGATTATGAGAGCAAGGGAGTTAGAAACGTGGCTTTGAAGAATAGTGGAAAGTCAGTTTCAGATTTGACCATTTTTAAGTACTGCCTTGGAGGCTTGGCTGATAGATCTCATCTGCTGAAGGAAATTGTGACCTCTTTCTCTGATGAAGAAATATTGGAGTTTGCACATCAGGTTTCCATTTACACAGGATGTTCCCACCACAG ATTTCAGATAATGATTGCAAAGAGATTGATAGAAGAAGGAAGAAATGCTTGGAATTTGATCTCACAAAACAACCCCCATGTTCATTGGGATTGTGCAGTTTTTGAGATTGAGGAACAATTCAAGAAGATTTCCTGCTGTAGTACTCGACCTCTCTCACATCAG gATTTTGAGCTTCTGAGGAGAATTGCTGGATGCCGAGATTTTCTAGCCCAAGAGAACTTTGAGAAGCTATGGTGTTGGTTATACCCAGTTGCTTTCACATTATCAAGCGATTGGATAAATAAACCATGGAGATCCACATCTCCCAAGTGGATAGAAGGATTTATTACAAAGGAAGAAGCTGAATATTCACTTCAGGGTCCAAGAGGCCTTCAAGAGCCTGGGACATTTGTACTACGGTTTCCTACTTCAAGGAGCTGGCCGCACCCAGATGCAGGTAGTTTAATTGTGACTTACGTGGGCAGTGACTACACTCTTCATCACAGGCAGGTTTCTTCCGATTATATTTACAG GGACATGGATGTGAAACCTTTGCAAGATTTGCTATTCACAGAGCCTGAGCTCTCTCGATTGGGCAG GATCGTGAGAATTCATTGA
- the LOC102614051 gene encoding fatty-acid-binding protein 3, chloroplastic, which produces MAAISTPICFSSLVIPCKTWKTNSSHLFLGKFAEPHANSFRNNPCSLLSAFSATRIQPHFTVKASSSSSVGSAEYTEEPVTKVKFQKSLNLPGYSSPLSLLGTGYREKVFAIIGVKVYAAGLYINQSILSKLNAWKGKGAANIQEDSSLFDTIYQAPSEKSLKIVLVRDVDGKTFWDALDDAISPRIRIPTPVDESALSTFRSIFQGRNLMKGTFIFLTWLDPSKMLVSISGDGLPSGVDATIESENVTFALYDVFFGGAPVSPSLKASVATGLATILK; this is translated from the exons ATGGCAGCAATTTCCACaccaatttgtttttcatcactCGTTATTCCTTGCAAAACTTGGAAGACAAATTCCAGTCACCTTTTTCTGGGAAAGTTTGCAGAACCACATGCGAATTCGTTCAGAAACAACCCTTGCTCTTTGCTTTCTGCATTTTCTGCTACAAGAATTCAACCACATTTCACCGTtaaagcttcttcttcttcttcag TTGGAAGTGCAGAGTACACGGAGGAACCTGTAACTAAAGTGAAATTTCAGAAGTCTTTGAATTTGCCAGGTTACTCGAGTCCATTGTCTTTGCTTGGAACAG GATATAGGGAGAAAGTTTTTGCTATCATTGGCGTTAAGGTCTATGCTGCTGGACTATATATTAACCAATCCATCTTAAGTAAACTGAATGCATGGAAAGGAAAAGGGGCAGCTAACATTCAAGAGGATTCATCTTTGTTTGACACAATCTATCAGG CTCCTTCGGAGAAATCATTAAAGATTGTTCTGGTCAGAGATGTTGATGGAAAAACTTTCTGGGATGCTTTGGATGATGCGATCTCCCCAAGAATCAGGATACCAACACCTGTTGATGAATCGGCCCTGTCCACATTCCGAAGCATCTTCCAAGGGCGAAATCTTATGAAAGGAACTTTCATATTCTTAACTTGGCTGGATCCTTCGAAGATGCTG GTTAGCATTTCAGGAGATGGGTTGCCATCCGGGGTGGATGCTACAATTGAGTCAGAAAATGTCACTTTTGCTCTTTATGATGTATTTTTTGGAGGAGCTCCAGTTTCCCCTTCTTTGAAAGCCTCAGTTGCCACTGGACTAGCTACAATTCTCAAGTGA
- the LOC102613275 gene encoding glucan endo-1,3-beta-D-glucosidase, which produces MAPKAALYLFLLLLSFTSGGNLLVVNGQKTWCVAKPSSDQAALLANINYACSQIDCRILQKGYPCFYPDNLMNHASISMNLYYQAKGRNRWNCDFRNSALIVTTDPSYSKCVYSYL; this is translated from the exons ATGGCTCCTAAAGCAGCTCtctatctttttctcttgctcTTGTCCTTCACTTCAG GAGGAAACTTGCTCGTGGTAAATGGACAg AAAACTTGGTGTGTGGCAAAGCCTTCATCAGACCAGGCAGCTCTACTAGCAAACATCAACTATGCATGCTCTCAGATTGACTGCAGGATTCTGCAAAAAGGGTACCCTTGCTTTTATCCTGATAATCTCATGAATCATGCCTCGATTTCCATGAATCTTTATTACCAAGCCAAGGGAAGAAACCGCTGGAATTGTGATTTTAGGAACTCTGCTCTCATTGTTACCACAGATCCTA GTTATTCTAAGTGCGTCTACAGCTACTTGTAG
- the LOC102613746 gene encoding receptor-like serine/threonine-protein kinase At1g78530: MGNARIIAFYVTICCIAFVISKIIISVLLYRRWKRKNMVYADSVSGGKMVMFRSPLIHSLQSDAIFKKTLKFSSKDVIGSGGFGTVYRLTVNDSTAFAVKRLHRGTTEVDRGFERELEAMGDIKHRNIVTLHGYYTSSQYNLLIYELMPNGSLDTFLHGKSVNKKNLDWPSRYKIAVGAARGIAYLHHDCIPHIIHRDIKSSNILLDQNMEARVSDFGLATLMEAEKTHVSTIVAGTFGYLAPEYFDTGRATAKGDVYSFGVVLLELLTGKRPMDEAFLEEGTKLVTWVKAVMQDKREEYVIDTSLEGCPINEINDVFSIASMCLEPEPSKRPTMTEVVKMLELIKSEKVV, translated from the exons ATGGGCAATGCTAGGATCATAGCATTCTACGTCACAATATGCTGTATCGCTTTTGTTATATCAAAGATTATTATTTCAGTTCTCCTTTATAGAAGAtggaaaagaaagaacatGGTTTATGCAGACAGCGTCTCAG GTGGGAAAATGGTGATGTTTAGGTCTCCATTGATACATTCTCTGCAATCCGACGCAATATTCAAGAAGACACTAAAGTTCAGCAGCAAAGATGTCATTGGTTCTGGAGGCTTCGGAACGGTTTATAGATTGACTGTAAATGACTCCACAGCCTTCGCCGTGAAAAGACTACACAGGGGAACCACGGAGGTAGACAGAGGTTTTGAGAGAGAATTGGAGGCAATGGGCGATATAAAGCATCGGAATATTGTCACTCTTCATGGATACTACACTTCTTCTCAGTACAATCTTCTCATATATGAGCTCATGCCTAATGGAAGCTTGGATACATTTCTACATG GAAAATCAGTTAACAAGAAGAATTTAGATTGGCCATCCAGATACAAAATAGCAGTAGGTGCTGCAAGAGGAATAGCATACCTTCATCATGATTGCATTCCACACATAATCCATAGAGATATCAAGTCAAGCAACATTTTGTTGGATCAAAATATGGAGGCTCGAGTGTCTGATTTCGGACTCGCCACATTGATGGAAGCCGAAAAGACTCATGTTTCGACAATTGTAGCTGGCACTTTTGGATACTTGGCCCCTG AATATTTTGATACAGGGAGGGCTACAGCAAAAGGCGATGTTTACAGCTTTGGAGTTGTTCTGCTTGAGCTTTTAACAGGAAAGAGACCTATGGATGAAGCTTTTCTAGAGGAAGGAACGAAGCTTGTGACATGG gtcaaagcagtcatgcaGGACAAGAGGGAGGAGTACGTGATTGATACCAGCTTAGAGGGTTGTCCGATCAATGAGATAAACGATGTATTCAGTATTGCATCAATGTGCCTCGAACCAGAACCTTCCAAGAGACCAACTATGACTGAGGTTGTCAAGATGCTTGAGCTAATTAAATCAGAAAAAGTTGTATAA